The Hymenobacter baengnokdamensis genome includes a region encoding these proteins:
- the eno gene encoding phosphopyruvate hydratase: MSYIAAIHARQILDSRGNPTVEVDVTTDSGTVGRAAVPSGASTGVHEAVELRDGDKAIYQGKGVLKAVENVNSKIAEELVGFSVYEQALIDKIMRELDGTANKGNLGANAILGVSLAAARAAAQELGQPLYRYVGGVGANTLPVPMMNILNGGSHADNKIDFQEFMVMPVGASSFSEALRWGTDIFHTLKSVLKKKGLSTNVGDEGGFAPDIQSNEEAIQLVLQAIEQAGYKPGEQVMIALDPAASEFYEDGHYHFKKSTGDKLTSEQMVSYWVEWTKKYPIVSIEDGLAEDDWAGWKSITDQVGKKIQLVGDDLFVTNVERLQRGIDEHVANAILIKVNQIGSLTETIAAVNLGRRNGYKSIMSHRSGETEDSTIADLAVALNTGQIKTGSASRSDRMAKYNQLLRIEEELGETAYFPGKKM; this comes from the coding sequence ATGAGCTACATCGCAGCCATTCATGCCCGCCAGATTCTGGATTCACGCGGCAATCCGACCGTAGAAGTTGACGTCACCACCGATTCGGGCACTGTGGGCCGCGCGGCCGTGCCCAGCGGCGCCAGCACCGGCGTGCACGAAGCCGTGGAGCTGCGCGACGGCGATAAGGCCATCTACCAGGGCAAGGGCGTGCTGAAAGCCGTTGAAAACGTAAATTCCAAGATTGCTGAGGAGCTAGTGGGCTTCTCGGTGTACGAGCAGGCGCTGATTGACAAAATCATGCGCGAGCTCGACGGCACCGCTAACAAGGGCAACCTCGGCGCCAACGCCATTCTGGGCGTGAGCCTGGCCGCCGCCCGCGCCGCGGCACAGGAGCTAGGCCAGCCGCTGTACCGCTACGTAGGCGGCGTGGGTGCCAACACGCTGCCCGTGCCGATGATGAACATTCTGAACGGCGGCTCGCACGCCGATAACAAGATTGACTTCCAGGAATTTATGGTAATGCCGGTGGGCGCCAGCTCGTTCTCGGAGGCGCTGCGCTGGGGCACCGACATCTTCCATACCCTCAAATCGGTACTGAAAAAGAAGGGCCTGAGCACCAACGTGGGCGACGAAGGCGGCTTTGCCCCCGACATTCAGAGCAACGAGGAGGCCATTCAGCTGGTGCTGCAAGCTATTGAGCAAGCCGGCTACAAGCCCGGCGAGCAGGTGATGATTGCCCTTGACCCGGCCGCGTCGGAGTTTTATGAAGACGGCCACTATCACTTCAAGAAGAGCACCGGCGACAAGCTGACCAGCGAGCAGATGGTGAGCTACTGGGTGGAATGGACCAAGAAGTACCCAATTGTCAGCATCGAAGACGGCCTGGCCGAAGATGACTGGGCCGGCTGGAAGAGCATCACCGACCAGGTGGGCAAGAAAATCCAGCTCGTGGGCGACGACCTGTTCGTAACTAACGTGGAGCGCCTGCAGCGCGGCATTGACGAGCACGTGGCCAACGCCATTCTCATCAAGGTAAACCAGATTGGCTCGCTCACCGAGACGATTGCGGCCGTAAACCTAGGCCGCCGCAACGGCTACAAGTCCATTATGAGCCACCGCTCGGGCGAAACCGAAGACTCGACCATCGCCGACCTGGCCGTGGCCCTGAACACCGGCCAGATTAAAACCGGCTCGGCCTCGCGCTCCGACCGCATGGCCAAGTACAACCAGCTGCTCCGCATCGAGGAAGAGCTGGGCGAAACGGCGTACTTTCCCGGCAAGAAAATGTAG
- a CDS encoding FtsB family cell division protein encodes MQLPAFLSPTLRVLRNFYFLTAAGFVVWMTVFDSNDLGKQYDMYHKWRELRAEKEYYEANIEVVKKDRAELLSSPALLEKFAREKYLMKRPGEDVFVLVPKPTE; translated from the coding sequence ATGCAGCTTCCCGCCTTTCTCTCGCCTACTCTGCGCGTGCTGCGCAACTTCTACTTCCTCACGGCCGCCGGCTTTGTAGTGTGGATGACCGTGTTCGACTCGAACGACCTCGGCAAGCAGTACGACATGTACCACAAGTGGCGCGAGCTGCGGGCCGAGAAAGAATATTACGAGGCTAATATTGAAGTGGTGAAGAAGGACCGCGCCGAGCTGCTCAGCTCGCCGGCTTTGCTGGAGAAGTTCGCCCGTGAGAAATACCTCATGAAGCGCCCCGGCGAAGACGTATTTGTACTGGTGCCTAAGCCTACGGAGTGA